The Lycium barbarum isolate Lr01 chromosome 12, ASM1917538v2, whole genome shotgun sequence genome includes a region encoding these proteins:
- the LOC132621908 gene encoding cyclic dof factor 4-like: MAEVQESRISQGIKLFGATIQVQQKQAKSHDHLHNHHQPTKNKVDDHHDDDDDQEKRPDKIIPCPRCKSMETKFCYFNNYNVNQPRHFCKGCQRYWTAGGALRNVPVGAGRRKAKPPCGPGPQGDMAGLSDGCFFDVTNNIHGNIINQLDFDGVVAHEDQWHLFQAAKRRRSTSGSQSC, translated from the coding sequence ATGGCTGAAGTTCAAGAAAGTCGCATCTCACAAGGCATCAAATTGTTTGGTGCAACAATACAAGTTCAACAAAAACAAGCCAAaagtcatgatcatcttcataatcatcatcaaccAACAAAAAACAAAGTTGATGAtcaccatgatgatgatgatgatcaagAAAAAAGACCGGACAAGATCATCCCTTGTCCTAGGTGCAAAAGCATGGAAACCAAGTTTTGTTACTTCAACAACTACAATGTTAACCAACCAAGACACTTTTGCAAAGGTTGTCAGAGATACTGGACGGCCGGTGGGGCCCTACGGAACGTGCCCGTAGGAGCGGGCCGTCGTAAGGCCAAGCCGCCTTGTGGGCCCGGCCCGCAAGGCGATATGGCCGGATTATCAGATGGTTGTTTCTTTGATGTTACTAATAATATTCATGGTAATATTATTAACCAGCTTGACTTTGATGGAGTAGTTGCTCATGAGGATCAATGGCATCTTTTTCAGGCAGCCAAGAGGAGGAGGAGCACCTCTGGTAGCCAATCTTGTTGA